The Teredinibacter sp. KSP-S5-2 genomic interval GGAGGTGGCCTTGGATCATTCCTTTACGGAATGGGCAAAGGGTTTGTTAAAGATACCCTTCACAGCGCGCATACTTATATCACAGGCGTTTCTCCAGAAGAGCAAGGAGATCCCACTGGAATTGGAGCAAACAATAATGCAGAGCAGGCTGGTTTAGAAACATATGAAGATAATAAACTTGTAATAAATTTAACCTTAGCTGCGTTGCCTACGTCTAGAGCAACTCTTTCTAAATTCGGGAAAGCATCCACAAAGGCTGATGATGTTGCAGATTCTACTGTCGAACTAGCTGAACAACTCAAATTGAGTCCAACAAAGCAAAGAGAGCTGTTAAGAAAGGCTATGGGGTCCGAAGGATCGTGGAAAGTTGCTCACCATGTTATTCCTTTGGAGGCCATTAAGCGTTTTCCAGAGCTAATGAAAAAGGCAGCTAAGGGCGGTTTTAATATTAATGGGAAAAATAATGGGGCTTTATTGGGGCGTGCTGATCATATTGGAGGGCATCCGGTATATAACAAAGCTGTAATGGAGCAGTTAGGTAGAATCAGTCCTAATTTAAGTCCAGCGAGGACAGCAAAAGAAATGCAGAAAGCATCTAATACACTTCAAAATGAAATTCAGAACAGTACTTTTGGTTCTTGGGGTTAGAAAGTTTAGGTTTAAATTATGAATGATAAGAGCTTAGGTGATTGGAAAGATTTTATTAAAGCAGTTGTTGCTTTGTACGAAAAGGGAAGAAGTGAGCAGGATATATCTTCTGAATACAGTGGTTGTAGTGTCGCTTGGAAGGGGATTGTTTCTGATATAAAACTAGATGAGGAGTTTTCTCCTGGAATTGCAATGTCTATGGAGCCTGAAACAACCCCAATGTCAAAGGGGAAAGTCTTAAGGTCTGACCATCTATTTTTAAACGTAGATGAAAATACATCTGCTAGTTGGAAAGGTTGCAGTATTGGTGATAGTGTTAGCTTTACAGCTACTATATCAAAGGCTTCTGGGCCTTTTCCTGAAATACAATTATCTGAAGATGATGAAGATCCAGAAGTTTTATTAATGATTGGTTTGTATGGTTGTCAGAAAAAATAAAACAATAGGGGATAGACCCAATTAGTCACAATCGTCGGGGCGACACTGGGCAATGGCATTCAGGAATTGGCGCAATACAGTGCGGTCAATGGCCAGGCATTGCAGATAAGCGCACTGCGCAACCTGCAAGAGATACTGGATATCCAATACCAGATGTACGACGGCTTCGGCAATATTCTGCTGGAACACATGCAAAACGGCGCCGCCACCCCGGATATGGGCGATAAGGGCGGAAGCCACAACTACAGCGAATACTTTGTCTATGACGACCTGCACCGGTTAACCCACAGCAGTTTTAACAGCTTCAATGGCACCGGTCTTGATTACACCTACGACTCAGGCGGCAACCTGCTGAGTAAATCCGACTACGCCCGCAATTACGACTACACCACCGGCACCAGCGGTGGTCCCAACGCGGTCAAACGGGTAGAGAAAATCCTCAAGCAACAGGACGGCACCACCCAATACCAATGGGCGAACTTCAGCTACGATGCCCGGGGGAATATGACCAGCGGCGATGGCTTAAGCCAAGCCATCTACAATGCCATGGACAAACCCACCTATATCGAGAAAGGCGGCGCGACCCTGAGTTTTGCCTATGGCCCCAGCCATATGCGTTACCGGCAAATCAAAGTCAAAGAAAATATAACCACCACCACACACTACGTGGGCAAGCTGTTTGAAAAGGAATACCGCGAAGAAAATGGTGTGACACGGGAAAGCTGGCGGGCCTACATTGGCAGCACTGCAGTGGTCAGCCAGGACGACAGTGACGGTTTTACTATCCGTTACCAACACAAAGACCGGTTAGGCAGTGCACGTACCTTCACCGATGCAAACGGCCTGGTGGTGGCACAACGGGACTACGACCCGTTTGGTAAACCGCGAGAAGCCGATGGCAGCCTGAAAGAAAATGTCTGGTTAGGCGGTGGTGAACAACAGCGCCCCATATTGGGCGACGAAGCCGATGCCAAAACCCGACGTGGCTTTACCGACCATGAACATCTGGATGATGTGGAGTATATACACATGAACGGCCGGGTATATGATTACAACCTGGGTCGGTTCTTAAGTGTGGACCCCTATGTGCAGGAGCCTGGAAACTCACAGGGCATTAACCCCTACAGCTACATTTTAAATAACCCATTAGCGGGGACGGATCCGACGGGGTATGCGGCTGTTAAAGAAGAGCCTCCAAGTTGTGGCTTAGGAAATTGTTATACGATTGATTTTACAGGGAGGGAGTCGAAGCAGAATTATACAAATGTATCGGTCACCAAAGCCGATGGATCGACGGTTAACACAAAGATGTATACGAAGGATGCATTGGCTATCCAATCAGGTGTGGATGCAAACGGAGCGGTGAAAGCGAATTTTGATAGCAAAGGGAGATTGAGTGGGTTAAGCGGAGTTAGTTCAAGTGATCTTGGCTCGCAAACATCGCTGACCCAAGGCCAACAGGAATTTTCATATGAATTTAATTACTCTATCTTGAGTGATAAAGAGTCAGGTGTTGGATTTAATACATTTACTGAATCTGGACAAGGGGAGTTTGAAAAAGCTACTATCCGAGAGCCGTCACAGGAGGGAATGACTGCCGAGGAATATCTTGCTGCCGTCGAGAATGGACTTTGGAATAACGCTCCAATACTTGATGGATTATCAAGTAATGCAGCCGTTAGAAATGCAACCAAAAAAGTTAATTCAGCTTCATCTTCTTCCTCTGGTGATGTGATTTCTGATCCGCGTTATATAGCTTTTTTGAAAGCAATTTCAAAAGCTACCGCTAATGCGGGTATTCCAATAGAGGGAGAGAAATTTTTAGCGATGGCGTTAAATTCCGATGGTCAGGTGGTTGTAACAAATATTGGAATATTGCCTGGACAAGGTGGAAAGATCACATCTCTCCTGCAAGGCGCAGGGGCAATAGCCCATGTACATCCCTCCTATATTAGACCTCAGCGGCCGCAGATGGGGGATCACAGTTCTGTCAAATTTAGAGGTGTTTCAAGTTTTGTAATTGGTCACCGAGGCTCTGAATTGTGGGAGGTCGGAAGGATAGATGGAAAATATAAATATAGGACTGTCCATAAAGACGAGCCTGGCAGCTGGAAGAAATACTAAGGGGTAACGACGATGATTAAATTTTTATATTTGTTATTTGTTGGATTAATGATATCAGTCGGGGCTTGTGCAGAAACTAGCTGGAAAAATCATGTGTTAGTCTTGGCGAAACCCATAAAGGTTGAGTTCAAAGAGGATCTTTCTTCTGTAGACGAGGTTTATAGTGGAGAACTTTATAGCGTTAAAATGAAAGCTTTAAATGTTATTAAGGGAAGCCTTAGGGAAAAAACTTTTACAGTTGATTTATTTGCTTCCCATATAAGTCTTCTGAAGAATAAGAAAAGACTTTACGTATTAATTGAAAAAAATGGTGGTTCCCTGGTCGGGGTTTCATGGGCCTCTGAACAGAAAGTTGTGTGCTTTCCAAATGGGGCCGTTGAGGACTCAAGCATAATTGAAAGCTTTAGAATTAAAGATGAATACCTGAAATCTGTATGCCTGCCTATTGAGTAGTAAACTTTGTAGTCACAAGAGAGTGCCAATGCTCTTCTTAATGGAATTATTGATGCCGGTGGGAATGTCGATTCTCTTAGGGCGGACTTGTCTCTATTGCCGCCGGAGGTGCTTGCTGAACTGCACGCATCTGGTGTTAAGTTTGTTGCAGTTAAAGATTCTGTAACTGAATATCTCACTCACCTAAAAGGGGTCCGACCGAGAGGCTGGTCCCCAGGAAAAACTTGGGATATTGTTCCTGGGGTCTACGACCCAAATGTTAATACAGTTGTCATTGCAACAAGTGGAAAGCATTCCCATGGCTCATATAATTTGGCATTGCATGAGACTGGCCATGCTTATGACGCAGTATTAGGGCGCCCGTCAGGGTCAGCAGCATTTAAATCTGCGTATAGGCTCGCATATAGTAGTTTGGGAGGTTATTTCAAACAACCTGGCGCTGCGGGGCGACAAGAAACGTATGCAGAAAGCTTTGCAAATTATTATGGTGGAAATCAGTTTTATGGTATGCAGTATCCCAGCTTAGATTTATATTGGAGTGGGCAATGAAAATAATAAGTATTAGAGCAATAATTTTTATCTTTTTTGCGTTAGTGTCTGCATGTGCTTGCACTGAACAACATCGTAATACAGGAGATTCTGCTAACAATATGAATGAGAGTATAGGTGTCGCAACAATGGGAGTTGACGGAACGATTTCTTTGCAGTTAAAAGCGGAATCTGAAGATGGGATAATTGGTGATGCATATTTTGAGTACCTGCCTTCAGATCCAGAATATCAAAATATCATTGATCATTTAGGTGGTATTAAAATTGGAGAGAAAAAACCGGTTCCTCCATGGCCAGATGAAAAATAAACTAATCAAGACACCCATGTTAAAAAAACTAAGGGGACGTACCTGTCCTTGGCGAATTGCTAATTCAAGCCAAGAATGGGAGTTGAAAAAGGCCACGACAGTGGCTTTCCCACGAGTAGTCGGAAAGCTTAAGAGTGTTTTTTGAGCGATTTACAGGTGGTTTTCCCATTCTTGCCGAATGACAGCTGCGTTGGTTGTAGTACTGCTTACACTACGACGGCCTGGGCCGCAAAACCCAGGTCAACGACCCCAACCAGGGCATCACCGACTTTGTCTACAATGGCTTTGGTGAAGTGCAACAGGAAATCCGGGCCAACAACAAAACCGTCAGCTACTACCTGGATACCCTGGGGCGGGTGACCCTTAGACGTGCCACCGGCGAAGCCGACAGCACCTACCTGTACGACAACGTGGCCTACGGCTACGGGCAGATGTACCAGGAATCCAACGGCAGCTTAACCCGTACCACCAGCTTCAACAGCCTGGGCCAACCGCTGACCACCACCGAAACCCTCGGCGGCGACAGCCACAGCGTGACCCAGTTATACGACGCCAACTACGGTCGTGTTCTTGGCGAATTGCTAATTCAACCTAAAGATGGGAGATGAAAGAGGCCACGACAGTGGCTTTCCCACGAGTAGTCAGAAAGCTTAAGCGTGTTTTTTGAGCAGTTTATGGGTGGCCTTTCCATTGTGGACGAATGACAGCGGTGTTGATTGTAGTAATGCTTAAACTGATCAAGCTTTTGTTGTAAATCCCGGCTGTTCCAGAAGAGCGTCTTATCGAGTAATTCCCTTCTAACTGTTCCGATCACGCGTTCAATAAACGGGTGGGATGTGGGTACACAGGGAATGGACTTTACTTCTTCTATGTCCAGTATCCGTAAATTCGCTTTCCAGCGATGAAAACGAAATAACGGATCATTATCGGAACTGAGATAGTTAGGTAACGTTTGTTTGCTTTGTATCTGGTTAAACATTCTGCATGCGGCTAAGCCATTTAAATCGCCAGCATGAACAGCAAAGCCAACAATGCGACGGGTGAACTGATCCATAACCACCATTACCCAGTGGCTTTTTAGTGTTGCCGATTCACAACGAAAAAAATCGGTACTCCATAAGCTATCCTTGCTATGGCCTAAAAACGTCAGCCACGAAGGGCCAGTGTTATCGCCATTTGGTTTGTGGTATTTGAATAAAACGCGCCGAACAATATCTTTATTAATCGTTAAACCAAATGCCAGATTAATTTGTTGAGCAATTCTTGATGTACCAAAACGTGGATTTCGTTTTTTGAGTTCCAAAATTGCATCAATAACTTGCTGAGAAGGCCCTTTAGGGCCGGGTTTCGCGTTGGTTGTTGATGTGTAAAGTAATTTATACTTTTTATTTTTCAACGCTGTATGAAAG includes:
- a CDS encoding AHH domain-containing protein — encoded protein: MSDGSMVAVYENGAAQLDIKSDGKGGYSKSDIGSQSATNSQAARLTGAINSNSPKQSGGGLGSFLYGMGKGFVKDTLHSAHTYITGVSPEEQGDPTGIGANNNAEQAGLETYEDNKLVINLTLAALPTSRATLSKFGKASTKADDVADSTVELAEQLKLSPTKQRELLRKAMGSEGSWKVAHHVIPLEAIKRFPELMKKAAKGGFNINGKNNGALLGRADHIGGHPVYNKAVMEQLGRISPNLSPARTAKEMQKASNTLQNEIQNSTFGSWG
- a CDS encoding RHS repeat-associated core domain-containing protein → MAQYSAVNGQALQISALRNLQEILDIQYQMYDGFGNILLEHMQNGAATPDMGDKGGSHNYSEYFVYDDLHRLTHSSFNSFNGTGLDYTYDSGGNLLSKSDYARNYDYTTGTSGGPNAVKRVEKILKQQDGTTQYQWANFSYDARGNMTSGDGLSQAIYNAMDKPTYIEKGGATLSFAYGPSHMRYRQIKVKENITTTTHYVGKLFEKEYREENGVTRESWRAYIGSTAVVSQDDSDGFTIRYQHKDRLGSARTFTDANGLVVAQRDYDPFGKPREADGSLKENVWLGGGEQQRPILGDEADAKTRRGFTDHEHLDDVEYIHMNGRVYDYNLGRFLSVDPYVQEPGNSQGINPYSYILNNPLAGTDPTGYAAVKEEPPSCGLGNCYTIDFTGRESKQNYTNVSVTKADGSTVNTKMYTKDALAIQSGVDANGAVKANFDSKGRLSGLSGVSSSDLGSQTSLTQGQQEFSYEFNYSILSDKESGVGFNTFTESGQGEFEKATIREPSQEGMTAEEYLAAVENGLWNNAPILDGLSSNAAVRNATKKVNSASSSSSGDVISDPRYIAFLKAISKATANAGIPIEGEKFLAMALNSDGQVVVTNIGILPGQGGKITSLLQGAGAIAHVHPSYIRPQRPQMGDHSSVKFRGVSSFVIGHRGSELWEVGRIDGKYKYRTVHKDEPGSWKKY
- a CDS encoding anthrax toxin lethal factor-related metalloendopeptidase; this translates as MSLLPPEVLAELHASGVKFVAVKDSVTEYLTHLKGVRPRGWSPGKTWDIVPGVYDPNVNTVVIATSGKHSHGSYNLALHETGHAYDAVLGRPSGSAAFKSAYRLAYSSLGGYFKQPGAAGRQETYAESFANYYGGNQFYGMQYPSLDLYWSGQ
- a CDS encoding integrase core domain-containing protein — encoded protein: MKYPCTMIWFLLKTLFRFLVPRKTRSIVAENILLRQQLLILSRKQKRCPNLKMGDRFIFSLCAEFLSAQRIAKSAVLLKPDTIQRFHTALKNKKYKLLYTSTTNAKPGPKGPSQQVIDAILELKKRNPRFGTSRIAQQINLAFGLTINKDIVRRVLFKYHKPNGDNTGPSWLTFLGHSKDSLWSTDFFRCESATLKSHWVMVVMDQFTRRIVGFAVHAGDLNGLAACRMFNQIQSKQTLPNYLSSDNDPLFRFHRWKANLRILDIEEVKSIPCVPTSHPFIERVIGTVRRELLDKTLFWNSRDLQQKLDQFKHYYNQHRCHSSTMERPPINCSKNTLKLSDYSWESHCRGLFHLPSLG